The window TCTCATCAACTATCCCGTGCTCATCCTCGCGGACGAGCCGACGGGCAACCTCGACGAGGTCAATCAGAATCTCGTCATGAAGATCTTCCGCGAACTGCACGCGGAAGGTCATACGATCCTCACGGTCACGCACTCCGCCGAGGTTGGCGCGGCAGCGGAGCGCTGCGTCATCATCGAGCATGGGCGCATGGTGGAAAAGAGCGCCGAGGAGCAGGCGGCGGCAAAGCTGAAGGAAGGGGCGAAACAATGAAGTTGAGCAGGAAGTCTCTGACGCTGGTCTTGGGCGTCACCTTCGCGGCGGCGCTCTTCGCGGGCTGCGGCGACGATGCGGCGAAGAACGAGCCGAAAGACAGCGGGGCGCAGGGCGTCGCCGTCAAGAAGATCGCCGACATCGACCTCTCACAGGCGAAGGACGGCACGTACAACGGCGAGAGCAGCGAGAATTCCGAGTACGGCCACGGCAAGATTGCCATCACGATCAAGGATCACAAGATCGAGAGCGCGACGTACTTCGGCATCGACAAGGACGGCACGCTGAAGGGCGAGGACTACGGCAAGAAGAACGGCCAGGTTAGCGACGCGCAGAACTACAAGAAGGCGCAGAACGCCGTCAAGGCGAATGCGGCCTACGGCGCACAGCTCGTCGAGCGCCAGCAGCCGGGCAAGGTCGATGCCATCTCGGGTG of the Selenomonas sputigena genome contains:
- a CDS encoding FMN-binding protein; this translates as MKLSRKSLTLVLGVTFAAALFAGCGDDAAKNEPKDSGAQGVAVKKIADIDLSQAKDGTYNGESSENSEYGHGKIAITIKDHKIESATYFGIDKDGTLKGEDYGKKNGQVSDAQNYKKAQNAVKANAAYGAQLVERQQPGKVDAISGATISYEQFIEASTKALDEAKK